One part of the Sporomusaceae bacterium genome encodes these proteins:
- the rpoB gene encoding DNA-directed RNA polymerase subunit beta, translated as MFNPVPVGNRMRYSYAKINEVLDMPNLIEIQKNSYNWFLKEGLQEIFHDISPIQDFTGNLVLSFENFTLGEPKYAVEECKERDVTYSAPLRVSVRLINRETGEIKEQEVFMGDFPLMTDNGTFIINGAERVIVSQLVRSPGVYYGESIDTSGKKLYNATVIPNRGAWLELETDANEVVSVRVDRTRKLPVTVLVRALGWASSASILELFGEDVRVRATLERDNTDSREEALVEIYKRLRPGEPPTVENATQLLETLFFDSKRYDLAAVGRYKLTKKLGWRRRLMGKTLDAPLVDKESGEIVVEAGTVIDEKVFARIDKSGIWAGQQLIEVKLRQKDGSVVKVLANPALPYTHRTITREDIIAAVSYLLNLMDGHGNVDDIDHLGNRRLRSVGELLQNQFRIGLSRMERVVKERMTIQDIDVITPQALINIRPVVAAIKEFFGSSQLSQFMDQTNPLAELTHKRRLSALGPGGLSRERAGFEVRDVHHSHYGRMCPIETPEGPNIGLIGSLSTFARINEFGFIETPYRKVDRENRKVTEEVLYLTADEEDEMIIAQANEVLGEDGWFVEPRVSVRYKHDILVVPAENVDYMDVSPKQVVSIATAMIPFLENDDANRALMGANMQRQAVPLLKTQAPLVGTGMEFKAARDSGVVVLAKNAGKVERVTANDIQIRTEKGGLDSYKLLKYIRSNQGTCMNQKPVVVHGERVEKGQVLADGPSTDYGELALGYNVLVAFMPWEGYNYEDAILLSEKLVKEDVFTSIHIEEYECDARDTKLGPEEITRDIPNVAEEVLRDLDDRGIIRVGAEVRPGDILVGKVTPKGETELTAEERLLRAIFGEKAREVRDTSLRVPHGEAGKIVDVKVFTRENGDELPPGVNQLVRVYIAQKRKISEGDKMAGRHGNKGVVSRILPEEDMPFLPDGTPIQIVLNPLGVPSRMNIGQVLETHLGWAAATLGMQVTKMDEGIEERLRTVGYDFDRHGTLRPDDAGVHMATPVFDGATEEEVFRTLHMAGLPDDGKSQLFDGRTGEPFDNHVTVGYVYMLKLAHLVDDKIHARSTGPYSLVTQQPLGGKAQFGGQRFGEMEVWALEAYGAAYTLQELLTVKSDDVVGRVKTYEAIVKGENVPEPGVPESFKVLIKELQSIGLDVKVLSEDAQEILIRESDEDIHETAKELELSIGDEGGGRVLPHERKMTEFEPDMVDELEASDDIEPIEEELDIIAELGEMQPSVSPREIEEDFESPLRKAGAKKAAVVKKEKKVSPREYLEEVDDGEESE; from the coding sequence ATGTTCAATCCTGTTCCCGTGGGCAATAGGATGAGGTACAGCTATGCCAAGATCAACGAAGTGTTGGATATGCCCAATCTCATCGAGATTCAGAAGAATTCCTACAACTGGTTCTTGAAGGAAGGATTGCAGGAGATATTTCACGATATTTCCCCAATCCAGGACTTCACCGGTAACCTGGTGCTGTCGTTCGAGAATTTCACGCTGGGGGAACCGAAGTACGCGGTCGAGGAGTGCAAGGAGCGCGACGTGACTTATTCGGCGCCGCTCCGCGTCAGCGTGCGCCTGATTAACCGCGAGACAGGCGAGATCAAGGAACAGGAAGTGTTCATGGGCGATTTCCCGCTCATGACCGATAACGGCACTTTTATTATCAACGGGGCCGAGCGGGTTATCGTCAGTCAGTTGGTCCGTTCGCCGGGCGTTTATTACGGCGAGTCGATCGATACGAGCGGCAAGAAGCTTTATAACGCGACGGTCATTCCGAACCGCGGCGCGTGGCTGGAGCTTGAGACCGACGCCAACGAGGTGGTTTCGGTCAGGGTCGACCGGACGCGCAAGCTGCCGGTGACGGTGCTTGTCCGTGCGCTGGGCTGGGCGTCGAGCGCTTCGATTCTTGAGCTTTTCGGCGAGGATGTTCGCGTCCGCGCCACGCTGGAACGGGATAATACCGATTCCCGCGAGGAGGCGCTTGTCGAGATTTATAAACGGCTCCGCCCCGGCGAGCCGCCGACGGTGGAGAATGCGACCCAGCTTTTGGAGACGCTGTTTTTCGATTCCAAGCGTTATGATCTGGCTGCCGTCGGCCGTTACAAGCTGACGAAGAAGCTCGGCTGGCGCCGCCGCCTGATGGGCAAGACGCTGGATGCGCCGCTGGTCGACAAGGAGAGCGGCGAGATCGTGGTGGAAGCGGGCACGGTTATCGACGAAAAGGTGTTTGCCCGTATCGATAAGAGCGGTATCTGGGCCGGCCAGCAGCTCATTGAGGTGAAGCTGCGCCAGAAGGACGGCTCGGTGGTCAAGGTGCTGGCCAACCCGGCGCTGCCTTATACCCACCGGACGATTACCAGGGAAGATATTATCGCCGCGGTCAGCTATTTGCTGAACCTGATGGACGGCCACGGCAACGTTGACGATATCGACCATCTCGGCAACCGCCGCCTGCGTTCGGTGGGCGAGCTGCTGCAGAACCAGTTCCGCATCGGCCTTTCCCGCATGGAGCGGGTGGTCAAGGAGCGGATGACGATCCAGGATATCGATGTTATCACGCCGCAGGCGCTGATCAATATCCGCCCGGTGGTGGCGGCGATTAAGGAGTTTTTCGGGTCGAGCCAGTTGTCGCAGTTTATGGATCAGACTAACCCGCTGGCCGAGCTGACCCACAAGCGCCGTCTGTCGGCTCTCGGTCCCGGCGGCCTCAGCCGCGAGCGCGCCGGTTTCGAGGTTCGCGACGTTCACCATTCCCACTATGGCCGGATGTGCCCGATCGAGACGCCGGAGGGCCCGAACATCGGTCTTATCGGTTCGCTGTCGACGTTTGCCCGCATTAACGAGTTCGGCTTTATCGAGACGCCGTACCGCAAGGTGGACCGCGAGAACCGCAAGGTGACCGAAGAGGTGTTGTATCTTACGGCGGACGAAGAGGATGAGATGATTATCGCTCAGGCCAATGAGGTGCTGGGCGAGGACGGCTGGTTCGTGGAGCCGCGGGTTTCGGTGCGCTATAAGCACGATATCCTGGTGGTGCCGGCCGAGAATGTGGACTATATGGACGTTTCGCCGAAGCAGGTCGTGTCGATCGCGACGGCGATGATTCCGTTCCTGGAGAACGACGACGCCAACCGCGCGCTGATGGGCGCGAATATGCAGCGTCAGGCTGTGCCGCTCCTCAAGACGCAGGCGCCGCTTGTGGGCACGGGGATGGAGTTTAAGGCGGCCCGCGATTCGGGGGTCGTCGTGCTGGCGAAGAACGCCGGCAAGGTGGAAAGGGTCACGGCGAACGATATCCAGATCCGCACGGAGAAGGGCGGGCTGGATAGCTATAAGCTGCTTAAGTATATCCGTTCCAACCAGGGGACGTGCATGAATCAGAAGCCGGTGGTCGTACACGGCGAGCGGGTGGAGAAGGGCCAGGTGCTGGCCGACGGCCCGTCGACCGATTACGGCGAGTTGGCTTTGGGTTACAATGTGCTGGTGGCGTTCATGCCGTGGGAGGGCTACAATTACGAGGACGCCATCCTGCTGTCCGAGAAGCTGGTTAAGGAAGATGTTTTCACTTCTATTCATATAGAGGAGTATGAGTGCGACGCGCGCGATACCAAGCTCGGCCCGGAGGAGATTACCCGCGATATCCCCAATGTGGCCGAAGAGGTGCTGCGCGATCTTGACGACCGCGGCATTATCCGCGTGGGCGCCGAGGTGAGACCGGGCGATATTCTGGTCGGCAAGGTGACGCCGAAGGGCGAGACCGAGCTGACGGCCGAGGAACGCCTGTTGAGGGCGATTTTCGGCGAGAAGGCGCGCGAGGTGCGGGATACTTCGCTCCGCGTGCCCCACGGCGAGGCCGGTAAGATCGTCGATGTGAAGGTGTTCACCCGCGAGAACGGCGACGAGTTGCCGCCGGGCGTCAATCAGCTTGTGCGGGTGTATATCGCTCAGAAGCGCAAGATTTCCGAGGGCGATAAGATGGCGGGCCGCCACGGTAACAAGGGTGTCGTGTCGCGCATTCTGCCTGAGGAGGATATGCCTTTCCTGCCCGATGGCACGCCGATCCAGATCGTGCTGAATCCGCTGGGTGTTCCGTCCCGTATGAATATCGGCCAGGTGCTGGAGACGCATCTCGGCTGGGCGGCGGCGACGCTCGGGATGCAGGTGACGAAGATGGATGAGGGCATCGAGGAGCGTTTGCGCACCGTGGGCTACGATTTCGACCGCCACGGCACGCTGAGGCCCGACGACGCCGGCGTGCATATGGCGACGCCTGTCTTTGACGGCGCAACCGAGGAGGAGGTCTTCCGGACGCTCCATATGGCCGGCCTGCCGGACGACGGCAAGTCGCAGCTTTTCGACGGCCGCACGGGCGAGCCGTTCGACAATCATGTCACTGTCGGCTATGTGTATATGCTGAAGCTGGCTCACCTTGTGGACGACAAGATTCACGCCCGTTCGACCGGCCCGTACTCTCTCGTTACCCAGCAGCCGCTGGGCGGCAAGGCGCAGTTCGGCGGCCAGCGCTTCGGCGAGATGGAGGTCTGGGCACTGGAGGCGTACGGCGCGGCTTATACGCTGCAGGAGCTGCTGACGGTGAAGTCCGACGATGTCGTCGGCCGCGTGAAGACGTACGAGGCGATTGTCAAGGGCGAGAATGTTCCCGAGCCGGGCGTGCCCGAGTCGTTTAAGGTTCTTATCAAGGAGCTGCAGAGCATCGGTTTGGATGTGAAGGTGCTGTCGGAGGACGCTCAGGAGATTCTCATCCGCGAGTCGGACGAGGATATCCACGAGACGGCCAAGGAGCTGGAGCTGTCCATCGGCGACGAGGGCGGCGGCCGCGTGTTGCCGCACGAACGCAAGATGACCGAGTTCGAGCCCGATATGGTCGACGAGCTGGAGGCTTCCGACGATATCGAGCCGATCGAGGAGGAGCTTGATATCATCGCCGAGTTGGGCGAGATGCAGCCGTCGGTTAGCCCGCGCGAGATCGAGGAGGATTTCGAGTCTCCGCTCCGCAAGGCCGGCGCCAAGAAGGCGGCAGTCGTCAAAAAGGAGAAAAAGGTCTCCCCCCGCGAGTATCTCGAGGAGGTCGATGACGGGGAAGAGAGCGAGTAA
- the rpoC gene encoding DNA-directed RNA polymerase subunit beta', with product MLDVNNFDSMRIGLASPDQIRAWSHGEVKKPETINYRTLKPEREGLFCEKIFGPTRDWECHCGKYKRIRYKGIVCDRCGVEVTRSKVRRDRMGHIELAAPVSHIWYFKGIPSRMGLILDISPRALEKVLYFASYIVLDPGDTPLMKKQLLTENEYRDYREKYGHAFKVGMGAEAIKRLLDELDLEKLSRELRQELREVSGQRKVRAIRRLEVVEAFRKSGNDPSWMILDVVPVIPPELRPMVQLDGGRFATSDLNDLYRRVINRNNRLKRLLDLGAPDIIVRNEKRMLQEAVDALIDNGRRGRPVTGPGNRPLKSLSDMLKGKQGRFRQNLLGKRVDYSGRSVIVVGPELKLHQCGLPKEMALELFKPFVMKKLVNAGHAHNIKSAKRMVERVRPEVWDVLEEVIKEHPVLLNRAPTLHRLGIQAFEPVLSEGRAIKIHPLVCTAYNADFDGDQMAVHVPLSAEAQAEARLLMLSAHNILSTKDGKPVATPTQDMVLGSYYLTIEKEGGLGEGRVFANANEAQLAYHHKELDLQAKITVRYPEHGRVNTTVGRIIFSEALPPELRHFHQKDGEWHLGGLMDKKQLGKLVADCYRRYGTGKTAAVLDGVKKLGFSFACRAGITIAISDIKIPEAKKDILAKTETQVDLIDKQYRRGLITEDERYKKIIDMWSKATDDVTTALMTSLDRFNPVYMMATSGARGNIQQIRQLAGMRGLMADPSGRIIDLPIKANFREGLTVLEYFISTHGARKGLVDTALRTADSGYLTRRLVDVAQDVIVREDDCDIVGINLVREKARLTQSSASAIAFLRDTLLGRVLAEDVISPHTGQIVALRDTPLDDDYLLIFGEHGVPFLTLYGLSTATEEDVSQFAAVETIQLGEPEEKLREALRESMLREMLGKNTVEPVRNYAGDEVVAADTPLTEELIEEILAGDVREVKVRNNNIKGIEVEAITEGTGVIESLKDRIVGRVAAEEITDPATGEVVVKLNDEITEELADKVAKVREQVLIRSVLTCKSQYGVCIKCYGRNLATGHMVDVGEAVGIIAAQSIGEPGTQLTMRTFHTGGVAGEDITQGLPRVEELFEARKPKRPAIITEVDGTADIKEVKGIRRVTVVPTVGEERVYQIPYGARIIVKDGMPVKAGERVTEGSVNPHDILRVSGLRDTQRYLVHEVQKVYKSQGVEINDKHIEVMVRQMLHKVKIEEPGDTELLPGEYIDINTFEEENAGVIETGGEPSVARPILLGITKASLATDSFLSAASFQETTRVLTEAAIKGKVDPLLGLKENVIIGKLVPAGTGMSRYRNIKLRKMSAGQAE from the coding sequence TTGTTGGATGTCAATAACTTCGATTCCATGCGCATAGGGTTGGCTTCGCCCGATCAGATCCGGGCGTGGTCCCATGGCGAGGTCAAGAAGCCGGAGACGATTAATTACCGCACCCTTAAACCCGAGCGCGAAGGTCTTTTCTGCGAGAAGATTTTCGGGCCGACGAGGGACTGGGAGTGTCATTGCGGCAAGTATAAACGCATCCGCTATAAAGGCATTGTCTGCGACCGCTGCGGCGTGGAGGTTACCCGCTCGAAGGTGCGCCGCGACCGGATGGGCCATATCGAGTTGGCCGCGCCGGTGTCGCATATCTGGTATTTCAAAGGCATTCCCAGCCGCATGGGGCTTATTCTCGATATTTCGCCCCGCGCGCTGGAGAAGGTGCTTTATTTCGCTTCGTATATCGTGCTCGATCCCGGCGATACGCCGCTGATGAAGAAGCAGCTTTTGACCGAGAACGAGTACCGCGATTACCGCGAGAAGTACGGCCATGCTTTTAAGGTGGGCATGGGCGCCGAGGCGATCAAGAGGCTTTTGGACGAGCTCGATCTTGAGAAGCTCAGCCGCGAACTCCGCCAGGAGCTCCGCGAGGTGAGCGGCCAGCGCAAGGTGCGGGCGATCCGCCGCCTGGAGGTTGTGGAGGCGTTCCGCAAGTCGGGCAACGATCCTTCGTGGATGATTCTCGATGTGGTGCCGGTGATTCCGCCCGAGCTGCGGCCGATGGTCCAGCTCGACGGCGGCCGCTTCGCGACGTCCGATCTGAACGATCTGTACCGCCGGGTTATCAACCGCAACAACCGTCTGAAAAGGCTGCTGGATCTCGGCGCTCCCGATATTATCGTGCGCAATGAGAAAAGGATGCTGCAGGAGGCGGTGGACGCGCTGATCGACAACGGCCGCCGCGGCCGGCCGGTGACGGGGCCGGGCAACCGCCCGCTGAAGTCGCTGTCGGATATGCTCAAGGGCAAGCAGGGCCGGTTCCGCCAGAACCTTTTGGGTAAGCGCGTCGACTATTCCGGCCGTTCGGTTATCGTTGTCGGGCCGGAGCTGAAGCTGCACCAGTGCGGCCTGCCGAAGGAGATGGCGCTGGAGCTGTTTAAGCCGTTCGTTATGAAGAAGCTGGTGAACGCCGGCCACGCCCACAATATCAAGAGCGCCAAGCGCATGGTGGAGAGGGTCCGGCCGGAGGTGTGGGATGTCCTCGAGGAGGTCATCAAGGAGCACCCGGTGCTCCTCAATCGCGCCCCGACGCTTCACCGCCTCGGCATCCAGGCGTTCGAGCCGGTGTTGTCCGAGGGCCGGGCGATCAAGATTCACCCGTTGGTGTGTACTGCGTACAACGCCGACTTCGACGGCGACCAGATGGCGGTCCATGTGCCGCTGTCGGCCGAGGCCCAGGCCGAGGCGCGCCTCTTAATGCTGAGCGCGCACAATATCCTGTCGACCAAGGACGGCAAACCGGTGGCTACGCCCACCCAGGATATGGTTCTCGGGTCGTATTATTTGACGATCGAGAAGGAAGGCGGCCTCGGCGAGGGGCGGGTTTTCGCTAACGCCAACGAGGCGCAGCTGGCCTACCACCATAAGGAGCTTGACCTCCAGGCGAAGATCACGGTGCGGTATCCTGAGCACGGTCGCGTGAATACGACCGTCGGCCGCATTATTTTCAGCGAGGCGCTGCCGCCTGAGCTGAGGCACTTCCACCAGAAGGACGGCGAGTGGCATCTCGGCGGCCTGATGGATAAGAAGCAACTGGGCAAGCTTGTTGCCGATTGCTACCGTCGCTACGGCACCGGCAAGACGGCGGCCGTTCTCGACGGCGTCAAGAAGCTGGGCTTTTCGTTCGCGTGCCGGGCCGGCATTACGATCGCGATTTCCGATATCAAGATTCCTGAAGCGAAGAAGGATATTCTCGCCAAGACCGAGACGCAGGTCGACCTGATCGATAAGCAGTACCGCCGCGGCCTGATCACCGAGGATGAGCGCTATAAGAAGATTATCGACATGTGGAGTAAGGCGACGGACGATGTGACGACGGCGCTGATGACTTCGCTCGACCGGTTCAACCCGGTGTATATGATGGCGACGTCCGGCGCCCGCGGCAATATCCAGCAGATCCGTCAGCTGGCGGGGATGCGCGGCCTGATGGCCGACCCCTCCGGCCGCATTATCGACTTGCCGATCAAGGCCAATTTCCGCGAGGGCCTGACTGTTCTGGAGTACTTCATCTCGACGCACGGCGCCCGCAAGGGCTTGGTCGACACCGCGCTGCGGACCGCCGACTCGGGCTATCTGACCCGCCGCCTGGTGGATGTGGCCCAGGACGTGATCGTGCGCGAGGATGACTGCGATATCGTCGGCATTAATCTGGTGCGCGAGAAGGCCCGCCTGACGCAGTCGAGCGCCAGCGCGATCGCGTTCCTGCGCGATACCCTGCTCGGCCGCGTGCTGGCCGAGGATGTCATCAGCCCCCATACCGGCCAGATTGTCGCTCTCCGCGATACGCCGCTGGACGACGATTATCTGCTGATTTTCGGCGAGCACGGGGTGCCGTTCCTGACGCTGTATGGTCTGTCGACCGCGACCGAGGAGGACGTCAGCCAGTTCGCCGCTGTGGAGACTATCCAGCTGGGCGAACCGGAAGAGAAGCTGCGGGAGGCTCTCCGGGAGTCGATGCTGCGGGAGATGCTGGGCAAGAATACCGTCGAGCCGGTCAGGAACTACGCCGGCGACGAGGTTGTCGCCGCCGATACGCCGCTGACCGAGGAGCTTATCGAGGAGATTCTCGCCGGCGATGTGCGCGAGGTCAAGGTTCGCAACAATAATATCAAGGGCATCGAGGTCGAGGCGATCACCGAGGGTACGGGCGTTATCGAGTCCCTCAAGGACCGCATCGTCGGCCGGGTAGCGGCCGAGGAGATCACCGATCCCGCCACCGGCGAGGTGGTTGTCAAGCTTAACGATGAGATTACCGAGGAACTGGCCGATAAGGTCGCCAAGGTGCGCGAGCAGGTGCTGATCCGTTCGGTGCTGACCTGCAAATCGCAGTATGGCGTGTGCATCAAGTGCTACGGCCGCAATCTCGCCACCGGTCATATGGTGGACGTGGGCGAGGCGGTGGGCATCATCGCGGCCCAGTCGATCGGCGAGCCGGGCACGCAGCTGACGATGCGTACTTTCCACACCGGCGGCGTCGCCGGCGAGGATATCACGCAGGGTCTGCCGAGGGTCGAGGAGCTGTTCGAGGCCCGCAAGCCGAAGCGGCCGGCGATCATTACCGAGGTGGACGGCACGGCCGACATCAAGGAGGTCAAGGGCATCCGCCGGGTGACGGTGGTGCCGACGGTCGGCGAAGAGCGGGTGTACCAGATCCCGTACGGTGCGCGGATAATCGTCAAGGACGGCATGCCCGTCAAGGCCGGGGAACGCGTGACCGAGGGTTCGGTCAATCCGCACGATATCCTGCGGGTGAGCGGCCTGCGCGATACTCAGCGCTACCTGGTGCACGAGGTGCAGAAGGTTTATAAGTCCCAGGGCGTTGAGATCAACGATAAGCATATCGAGGTCATGGTCCGCCAGATGCTCCACAAGGTGAAGATCGAGGAACCGGGCGATACCGAGCTCCTGCCCGGCGAGTATATCGATATCAATACCTTCGAGGAGGAGAACGCCGGGGTTATCGAGACCGGAGGCGAGCCGTCGGTGGCTAGGCCCATCCTGCTTGGCATCACCAAGGCGTCGCTGGCGACCGATTCCTTCCTGTCGGCGGCGTCCTTCCAGGAGACGACCCGCGTGCTGACCGAGGCCGCTATCAAGGGCAAGGTCGACCCGCTGCTCGGTCTGAAGGAGAACGTCATTATCGGCAAGCTGGTGCCGGCCGGCACGGGCATGAGCCGCTACCGCAACATCAAGCTGCGGAAGATGTCCGCCGGACAGGCCGAATAA
- a CDS encoding ribosomal L7Ae/L30e/S12e/Gadd45 family protein, producing the protein MPIGTLKDARKVVGAKQAAKAVEKGQACLVFLADDADIRVTAPLREACARAGVKVEMAPSMVDLGKACGIEVGAAAVAVIKV; encoded by the coding sequence ATGCCGATCGGCACCTTGAAAGACGCCAGAAAAGTCGTCGGTGCCAAGCAGGCGGCGAAAGCGGTTGAGAAGGGCCAGGCCTGCCTGGTCTTTTTGGCCGATGACGCCGATATCCGGGTCACCGCGCCGCTCCGCGAGGCCTGCGCCCGCGCCGGCGTGAAGGTGGAAATGGCGCCAAGCATGGTTGATCTGGGCAAGGCCTGCGGCATCGAGGTCGGTGCGGCGGCTGTCGCCGTAATTAAGGTTTAG
- the rpsL gene encoding 30S ribosomal protein S12: MPTISQLVRKGREELERKSTAPALKECPQKRGVCTRVYTTTPKKPNSALRKVARVRLTNSIEVTAYIPGIGHNLQEHSVVLIRGGRVKDLPGVRYHIIRGALDTAGVAKRGQARSKYGAKRPKK; encoded by the coding sequence ATGCCGACAATCAGTCAATTGGTACGCAAAGGCAGAGAAGAGCTGGAGAGAAAGTCCACGGCGCCCGCTTTGAAGGAATGTCCCCAAAAGCGCGGGGTATGCACGAGGGTATACACGACTACTCCGAAGAAGCCTAATTCCGCACTGCGTAAGGTCGCCAGGGTGCGTCTTACCAACAGTATCGAAGTGACCGCCTACATTCCGGGCATCGGCCATAACCTTCAGGAGCACTCGGTGGTTCTTATCCGAGGCGGCCGTGTCAAGGACCTGCCGGGCGTGCGTTATCACATTATCCGCGGCGCGCTCGATACCGCCGGTGTGGCCAAACGCGGCCAGGCCAGGTCGAAGTACGGCGCCAAGCGCCCCAAGAAGTAG
- the rpsG gene encoding 30S ribosomal protein S7, with the protein MPRKGPVPKRDVLPDPVYNSKLVTRFINKIMMAGKKGVAEGIVYDAFDIIRSKTGKDPLEVFETALKNVMPVLEVRARRVGGANYQVPVEVRADRRLSLGIRWLVNYSRNRGEKTMHERLAAELMDAANNTGASVKKREDTHKMAEANKAFAHYRW; encoded by the coding sequence ATGCCAAGAAAGGGTCCTGTGCCCAAGCGTGACGTGTTGCCGGATCCGGTGTACAATTCAAAACTTGTCACCAGATTCATCAATAAGATCATGATGGCGGGCAAAAAAGGTGTAGCAGAAGGCATTGTTTACGATGCGTTCGATATTATCCGGTCGAAGACCGGTAAAGACCCGCTCGAAGTTTTCGAGACGGCGCTCAAGAATGTTATGCCGGTTCTGGAAGTGCGGGCCCGCCGGGTCGGCGGCGCCAACTACCAGGTTCCGGTCGAGGTTCGCGCCGATCGCCGCCTGTCGCTGGGTATCCGCTGGCTGGTCAATTACTCCCGCAACCGCGGCGAGAAGACCATGCACGAACGGCTTGCCGCCGAGCTGATGGATGCGGCCAACAACACCGGCGCGTCGGTCAAGAAGAGAGAAGATACCCATAAGATGGCCGAGGCCAACAAGGCTTTCGCCCATTACCGGTGGTAA
- the fusA gene encoding elongation factor G, with protein sequence MARKFPLDKTRNIGIMAHIDAGKTTTTERILFYTGRVHKIGEVHDGAATMDWMVQEQERGITITSAATTCQWNEHRINIIDTPGHVDFTVEVERSLRVLDGAVAVFCAKGGVEPQSETVWRQADKYGVPRMAYVNKMDIIGADFYRVIDMMKSRLGANAVPIQLPIGFEDTYKGIIDLIEMKAIVYTDDLGKVSEATEIPEDTREQAELFRLSLLDAVAESDDELMMKYLEGEELTVEEIKEGIRKATIACKMTPVLCGSSYKNKGVQPLLDAVVEFMPAPTDIPAIKGVNPDSGAEDERPAGDDKPFSALAFKIMADPYVGKLTFFRVYSGKLESGSYVFNSTKGKKERVGRILQMHANHREEIETVYTGDIAAAVGFKDTTTGDTLCDDKHPIILESMVFPEPVISVAVEPKTKADQDKMGVALVRLAEEDPTFRMHTDNETGQTIIEGMGELHLEIIVDRMLREFKVDCTVGKPQVAYRETIRKTVKAEGKFVRQSGGRGQYGHCWLELTPQEPGAGFEFENKIVGGVIPKEYINPIEAGVKEAMESGVLAGYPMVDIKVTVYDGSYHDVDSSEMAFKIAGSMGFKAGAAKADPTLLEPYMKVEVTVPEEYMGDVIGDLNSRRGRIEGMEARAGAQVIRSFVPLAEMFGYATDLRSRTQGRGVYSMEFDHYEDVPKSISEAIVAKVKG encoded by the coding sequence GTGGCCAGAAAGTTTCCACTCGATAAGACGCGGAACATCGGCATCATGGCTCATATCGACGCCGGCAAGACTACTACAACTGAACGCATCTTATTCTATACAGGCAGAGTTCACAAGATCGGTGAAGTGCATGATGGCGCGGCTACGATGGACTGGATGGTGCAGGAGCAAGAGAGGGGCATTACCATTACCTCCGCAGCTACGACGTGCCAGTGGAACGAGCATCGTATAAACATTATCGACACACCAGGACACGTGGACTTTACCGTTGAGGTGGAGCGTTCGCTTAGGGTGCTTGACGGCGCGGTTGCCGTTTTCTGCGCGAAGGGCGGGGTAGAACCCCAGTCCGAGACGGTTTGGCGGCAGGCCGACAAATACGGCGTTCCCCGCATGGCGTACGTTAACAAAATGGATATCATCGGCGCCGATTTTTACCGGGTCATCGATATGATGAAAAGCCGGCTTGGCGCCAATGCGGTTCCCATCCAGCTGCCGATCGGCTTTGAGGATACCTACAAGGGTATCATCGATCTGATCGAGATGAAGGCGATCGTCTACACGGACGATCTCGGCAAGGTGAGCGAGGCGACTGAGATTCCCGAGGATACGAGGGAACAGGCCGAATTGTTCCGCCTGAGCCTGCTGGACGCCGTCGCCGAGAGCGACGACGAACTGATGATGAAGTACCTCGAAGGCGAAGAGCTGACGGTGGAGGAGATCAAGGAAGGCATCCGCAAGGCGACGATCGCCTGCAAGATGACGCCCGTGCTGTGCGGCTCGTCCTATAAGAACAAGGGCGTTCAGCCTCTCCTCGACGCGGTCGTCGAATTCATGCCGGCTCCGACCGACATCCCCGCCATCAAGGGTGTCAACCCCGACAGTGGCGCTGAAGACGAGCGCCCGGCAGGCGACGATAAGCCGTTCTCGGCTTTGGCCTTCAAGATCATGGCCGACCCTTATGTCGGCAAGCTGACTTTCTTCCGCGTTTATTCCGGCAAGCTGGAGTCCGGCTCGTATGTTTTCAACTCGACCAAGGGCAAGAAGGAACGGGTCGGCCGGATTCTCCAGATGCACGCCAATCACCGCGAGGAGATCGAGACGGTTTACACCGGCGATATCGCCGCCGCGGTCGGTTTCAAGGATACCACTACCGGCGATACGCTGTGCGACGATAAGCACCCGATAATCCTCGAGTCGATGGTTTTCCCCGAGCCGGTTATTTCGGTGGCGGTGGAGCCCAAGACCAAGGCCGACCAGGATAAGATGGGCGTGGCGCTCGTCCGCCTGGCGGAGGAGGATCCCACCTTCCGGATGCATACCGATAACGAGACGGGGCAGACGATTATCGAAGGTATGGGCGAACTCCACTTGGAGATCATCGTTGACCGCATGCTGCGCGAGTTCAAGGTGGACTGCACTGTGGGCAAGCCGCAGGTGGCTTACCGCGAGACGATCAGAAAGACGGTCAAGGCGGAGGGCAAGTTCGTCCGCCAGTCGGGCGGCCGCGGACAGTACGGCCACTGCTGGCTGGAACTGACGCCGCAAGAGCCGGGCGCCGGCTTCGAGTTCGAGAACAAGATCGTCGGCGGGGTTATCCCCAAGGAATACATCAATCCTATCGAGGCGGGCGTCAAAGAGGCGATGGAGAGCGGCGTTCTCGCCGGGTACCCGATGGTGGACATCAAGGTTACGGTTTATGACGGTTCGTACCACGATGTCGACTCGTCGGAGATGGCCTTCAAGATCGCCGGTTCGATGGGCTTCAAGGCCGGCGCCGCCAAGGCGGATCCCACCCTCCTCGAGCCTTATATGAAGGTCGAGGTTACGGTGCCGGAGGAGTATATGGGCGACGTTATCGGCGACCTAAACTCCCGCCGCGGCCGTATCGAAGGGATGGAGGCCCGCGCCGGGGCGCAGGTTATCAGGTCGTTCGTGCCGCTGGCCGAGATGTTCGGCTACGCCACCGACCTCCGTTCGCGGACCCAGGGACGCGGCGTTTACTCGATGGAATTCGATCACTACGAGGATGTGCCGAAGAGCATTTCCGAGGCGATTGTCGCCAAGGTTAAAGGGTAG